A portion of the Acidobacteriaceae bacterium genome contains these proteins:
- the alaS gene encoding alanine--tRNA ligase, with translation MRNLSGNQIREDFLRFFEGKGHRRVHSSSLVPANDPTLLFTNAGMNQFKDVFLGAEKREYSRATTSQKCVRAGGKHNDLENVGFTRRHHTFFEMLGNFSFGDYFKKDAIAYAWELLTSPDWFGIPTDKLYVTIFEGNESVPRDDEAAAFWMEIGVPADRIFGMPAKDNFWQMGDTGPCGPCSEIFYDLGVEGAEEAGTDKPFPQDDQRYIEIWNLVFMQFDRASDGTLTPLPKQSVDTGMGLERVSAVLQGKLSNYESDLFTPLIAAAQKLTGFKSEMSLEQLAISDSKGAPSLRIIADHARCATFLIGDGVLPSNEGRGYVLRKILRRGIRHGRLLGQEKPFMHEMVLVVRDEMKAAYPELVESAERVAKVVLAEEQQFARTLELGLRNMTEDVLRDGAKAFSLYETFGMPLDFMVDAARDAGIEFDTEGFERAKLEEQQRARASWKGGSQKTAAPVYRELAQTVFEGYGATRVDGAKVMALVKDGVGVSALNAGERGEVVLDATSFYADSGGQVGDVGWLYAADHQTAVAEVSGCKKPVQGVFAHQVVARHTIAVGDTVDTAVNVGVRNATMRNHTGTHLLHAALRQVLGTHVKQAGSLNDPGRLRFDFSHFTGVAEEELQEIEDIVNTQILANTPVQTMVDVPIDVAVHEYGAMALFGEKYGERVRVVKIGDFSTELCGGTHIAATGEIGLLKLVGESSVSSGVRRVEAVTGAGSLELFRRDAEVSKVASQVAGEASASALVARLTSQDEELKKLRRELEQMRMKSASAATADAASNAVEVKGVKVLAQRVDALDKSQMRNLVDELRGKLGTGVVVLGAATAEGKVSLIVGVTKELTGKLQAGKIVGALAAKVGGKGGGRPDLAEAGGSDVAALDAALAAAGEVVSELLG, from the coding sequence ATGCGTAACTTGTCCGGCAATCAGATTCGTGAAGATTTTCTGCGGTTTTTTGAAGGGAAGGGGCACCGTCGTGTGCACTCTTCGTCGCTGGTTCCGGCCAATGATCCGACCCTGCTGTTTACCAATGCGGGTATGAACCAGTTCAAGGACGTGTTCCTTGGTGCCGAGAAGCGTGAGTACTCGCGCGCGACGACCTCGCAGAAGTGCGTGCGTGCAGGCGGCAAGCATAACGATCTGGAGAATGTCGGCTTCACGCGGCGTCATCACACGTTCTTTGAGATGCTCGGCAACTTCAGCTTCGGCGACTACTTCAAGAAGGACGCGATTGCGTATGCGTGGGAGCTGCTGACGTCGCCGGATTGGTTTGGAATTCCGACGGACAAGCTCTACGTCACGATCTTCGAGGGCAATGAGAGCGTGCCGCGCGATGACGAAGCCGCTGCGTTCTGGATGGAGATCGGTGTCCCTGCGGACCGTATCTTCGGCATGCCGGCGAAGGACAACTTCTGGCAGATGGGCGATACGGGCCCCTGCGGTCCTTGCTCGGAGATCTTCTATGACCTCGGCGTCGAGGGAGCGGAAGAGGCTGGTACGGACAAGCCGTTCCCGCAGGACGATCAGCGTTACATAGAGATCTGGAACCTGGTGTTCATGCAGTTTGATCGCGCGAGCGATGGCACGCTGACGCCGCTGCCGAAGCAGTCGGTGGATACGGGCATGGGCCTCGAGCGCGTCTCGGCCGTGCTGCAGGGTAAGCTGTCGAACTACGAGAGCGATCTGTTTACGCCGCTGATTGCTGCGGCGCAGAAGCTCACCGGCTTCAAGTCGGAGATGTCGTTGGAGCAGCTTGCGATCAGCGATAGTAAGGGTGCGCCTTCGCTGCGCATCATTGCGGACCATGCGCGTTGCGCAACATTCCTCATCGGCGATGGTGTGTTGCCTTCGAACGAAGGCCGCGGGTATGTGTTGCGCAAGATTCTTCGTCGTGGCATTCGTCATGGACGTTTGTTGGGGCAGGAGAAGCCGTTCATGCACGAGATGGTCTTGGTTGTGCGTGATGAGATGAAGGCGGCGTATCCGGAGTTGGTGGAGAGCGCCGAGCGCGTGGCGAAGGTGGTGCTCGCGGAAGAGCAGCAGTTTGCTCGTACGTTGGAGCTTGGTCTTCGCAACATGACGGAAGACGTACTGCGCGATGGTGCGAAGGCGTTCTCGTTGTACGAGACCTTCGGCATGCCGCTGGACTTCATGGTGGATGCGGCGCGTGATGCGGGAATTGAGTTCGACACGGAAGGCTTTGAGCGCGCGAAGTTGGAAGAGCAGCAGCGGGCTCGTGCTTCGTGGAAGGGCGGATCGCAGAAGACGGCGGCGCCGGTGTATCGCGAACTCGCGCAGACGGTGTTTGAAGGCTACGGCGCTACGCGTGTCGATGGCGCGAAGGTGATGGCGCTGGTGAAGGATGGCGTGGGCGTCAGCGCGTTGAACGCGGGCGAGCGTGGCGAGGTTGTGCTCGATGCGACGAGCTTCTATGCGGACTCCGGCGGACAGGTCGGCGATGTGGGTTGGCTGTATGCGGCGGATCATCAGACCGCTGTGGCTGAGGTGAGCGGATGCAAGAAGCCGGTGCAAGGTGTGTTCGCGCATCAGGTGGTGGCCAGACACACGATCGCTGTAGGCGACACGGTGGACACCGCGGTGAACGTGGGTGTGCGCAATGCGACAATGCGCAATCACACGGGAACGCATTTGCTGCACGCGGCGTTGCGCCAGGTATTGGGCACGCATGTGAAGCAGGCGGGATCGCTGAATGATCCGGGTCGTCTGCGCTTCGACTTCTCGCACTTTACAGGTGTAGCCGAGGAAGAGTTGCAGGAGATTGAGGACATCGTCAACACGCAGATTCTGGCGAACACGCCCGTGCAGACGATGGTGGATGTGCCGATCGATGTGGCCGTGCACGAGTATGGCGCGATGGCGTTGTTTGGCGAGAAGTACGGCGAGCGCGTGCGCGTGGTGAAGATTGGCGACTTCTCGACGGAGCTTTGCGGCGGCACGCACATTGCGGCGACGGGTGAGATTGGTTTGCTGAAGTTGGTGGGCGAGTCGAGTGTGTCGAGCGGCGTGCGTCGCGTGGAAGCGGTGACGGGCGCAGGTTCGTTGGAGCTCTTCCGCCGCGATGCCGAGGTGTCGAAGGTGGCCTCGCAGGTGGCGGGTGAGGCGAGCGCTTCGGCGCTGGTGGCTCGTCTGACATCGCAGGATGAGGAGCTGAAGAAGCTGCGTCGCGAGTTGGAGCAGATGCGCATGAAGTCGGCTTCGGCGGCGACGGCGGATGCGGCTTCGAACGCTGTGGAAGTGAAGGGCGTAAAGGTTCTCGCTCAGCGTGTCGACGCGTTGGACAAGTCGCAGATGCGCAACCTTGTGGATGAACTTCGCGGCAAACTGGGCACGGGCGTTGTGGTGCTGGGCGCAGCTACGGCTGAAGGCAAGGTTTCGCTGATCGTGGGTGTGACGAAGGAGTTGACCGGCAAGCTACAGGCAGGCAAGATCGTTGGCGCACTGGCGGCGAAGGTTGGCGGCAAGGGCGGTGGACGTCCTGACCTGGCTGAGGCTGGTGGCTCAGATGTAGCAGCGCTGGATGCTGCGCTCGCGGCTGCGGGTGAGGTTGTGAGCGAGCTTCTGGGCTAA
- a CDS encoding N-acetylmuramoyl-L-alanine amidase has product MVSFRHRGLVAGLLGGVVLLAQAQSGGAWDAAVQARQAFETKPGHSKAEYRRVMDNFRTIYHENPADVHASRAVQQVAELLAEQGRELHDTKSLNDSLGQYEFLKQAYPRSMAARESADVTLDTIKAGTNSAVVPVAAEVASSEGNGAPASGDDHYHPPIHHDDVAAKPAAEVASSGVMAPVVRTPEAVTIAQPVRAKSDAVESVELGAKSSERKPMAMVTGIRHWSTSSYTRVAIDLGDEVTYEAARVEHPDRIYFDLHHAKLAHELSGKSFNVTDDGFLTRIRAAQYSDDVTRVVLDVHEVAEYSAFLLPNPYRLIIDIHGKEQGQGLVPDAQGGAASPVAGPAENLDAKSAKGTQRESTPTETVKPKAEGARAGVEVSSLPPMAVTDGSADFGLPSRGAKRSATVAAPRVVVSQRSTASRPVPNSTVSTVGASTPDVAAVSRQPGRVDATRRPTSGPIAEKTLVASVPVRPGRHVTGEPTKAAPPTADGETSLMRALGLKIGRIVIDAGHGGHDSGTLGVDGIEEKDVVLDVALRLGKLLHERLGAEIVYTRADDTFIPLETRTAIANKAQADLFISVHANSSSDASARGVEVYYLNFTSDPDAMRVAGRENAVSNASVHELSELVKKITLKDKIEESRELASDVDQSLYAGLERGNGDLRNRGVKKAPFVVLIGANMPSILAEISFVTNPRDAAQLRTSEYRQRVAESLFAGVRRYAEGINGTKARPATQRAER; this is encoded by the coding sequence ATGGTCTCTTTCCGCCATCGTGGGTTGGTCGCCGGGTTACTGGGTGGGGTTGTGCTGCTGGCGCAGGCCCAGAGCGGTGGTGCGTGGGATGCCGCTGTGCAGGCGCGGCAGGCGTTTGAAACCAAGCCGGGGCACAGCAAGGCTGAGTATCGCCGCGTGATGGATAACTTCCGCACGATTTATCACGAGAACCCAGCCGATGTTCATGCCTCTCGCGCGGTGCAGCAGGTGGCCGAGTTGCTGGCCGAGCAGGGCCGTGAGCTGCATGACACCAAGAGCCTGAACGATTCCTTAGGGCAGTATGAGTTTCTGAAGCAGGCGTATCCGCGGTCGATGGCCGCGCGCGAGAGCGCCGATGTGACGCTGGATACGATCAAGGCCGGGACGAACTCGGCCGTGGTTCCCGTGGCTGCGGAGGTTGCGTCGAGTGAGGGCAACGGCGCTCCGGCGAGCGGCGACGATCATTATCATCCCCCGATACACCACGACGATGTCGCCGCAAAGCCCGCTGCAGAAGTCGCTTCGAGTGGCGTGATGGCTCCCGTGGTGAGGACGCCGGAGGCTGTGACGATTGCGCAGCCGGTAAGGGCGAAGTCAGACGCGGTGGAGTCCGTTGAGCTTGGCGCGAAGTCGTCTGAGCGCAAGCCGATGGCGATGGTGACGGGCATACGGCACTGGTCGACGTCGAGCTATACGCGCGTGGCGATCGACCTGGGGGATGAGGTGACGTATGAAGCGGCGCGGGTGGAGCATCCTGACCGCATCTACTTTGACCTGCACCATGCGAAGCTGGCGCATGAGTTGAGTGGCAAGAGCTTCAACGTAACGGATGACGGTTTTCTGACGCGGATTCGCGCGGCGCAGTACTCGGACGATGTGACGCGCGTGGTGCTGGATGTGCACGAGGTGGCGGAGTACTCGGCATTCTTGCTGCCGAATCCTTATCGGCTGATTATCGACATCCACGGCAAAGAGCAGGGACAAGGCCTCGTGCCCGATGCCCAGGGTGGAGCTGCGAGTCCTGTGGCTGGGCCCGCGGAGAACCTCGACGCAAAGAGCGCGAAGGGGACGCAAAGAGAGAGCACCCCTACGGAGACTGTGAAGCCGAAGGCCGAGGGCGCTCGTGCAGGTGTGGAGGTTTCGAGCTTGCCGCCGATGGCGGTGACGGATGGCAGCGCTGATTTTGGCTTGCCCTCGCGTGGTGCGAAGCGAAGCGCGACGGTGGCTGCGCCTCGCGTGGTGGTCTCGCAGAGATCGACCGCCTCGCGGCCGGTGCCGAACTCGACCGTGTCTACGGTAGGAGCAAGCACGCCGGACGTGGCGGCGGTGAGCAGACAGCCAGGCCGTGTGGATGCGACACGACGACCCACGTCGGGGCCGATCGCGGAGAAGACGCTGGTGGCGTCTGTACCCGTGAGGCCGGGGCGGCATGTGACCGGCGAGCCGACCAAGGCTGCTCCACCGACGGCGGATGGCGAGACGAGCCTGATGCGTGCGCTGGGGTTGAAGATCGGTCGCATCGTGATCGATGCCGGGCATGGCGGACATGACTCGGGCACGCTGGGCGTGGATGGCATTGAAGAAAAGGACGTCGTGCTCGATGTAGCGCTGCGGTTAGGCAAGCTTCTGCATGAACGGCTGGGCGCGGAGATTGTGTACACGCGCGCGGACGATACCTTTATCCCGCTGGAGACGCGGACAGCGATTGCGAACAAGGCGCAGGCGGACCTGTTTATCAGCGTTCATGCGAATAGCTCAAGCGATGCAAGCGCCCGCGGCGTCGAGGTGTACTACCTGAACTTCACAAGCGACCCGGATGCGATGCGGGTCGCGGGGCGAGAGAACGCTGTCTCGAACGCGAGCGTGCATGAGCTGAGCGAGCTGGTGAAGAAGATCACGCTGAAGGACAAGATCGAAGAGAGCCGCGAGCTGGCGAGCGATGTGGACCAGTCCCTCTATGCGGGGCTGGAGCGCGGTAACGGCGATCTGCGGAATCGCGGCGTAAAGAAGGCTCCGTTTGTGGTGTTGATTGGCGCGAATATGCCGTCGATCCTGGCAGAGATTTCTTTTGTAACGAACCCCCGCGATGCGGCTCAACTGCGAA